In the Drosophila virilis strain 15010-1051.87 chromosome 4, Dvir_AGI_RSII-ME, whole genome shotgun sequence genome, GCCTGGAGCTCACGGCAGATGGGCGCCGGATCGTGTGACTATCACAACGATTTGGGCATCCAATGTCTGCCGGTGCACTCGGAGCCGCTGGGTCACTGGCGCGGCCTGTACTTTGACAATGCGCCGTCGACCAAGACGCTGGGCAGGGATAACACGGTCTATGCAGCGCAGTCAGAGTCGCGGCTGAGGTATGTGGACATCATACGAGCGGGCAACGGAGCTGGCTTTAGTGCCAAGTCGGCGCTGGAGGTGCAGGGCCTGCCGCCGCAGATGGAGCACGTGGTGATCAGCCACTCGGCGTACACGGGCTTCAACAGCACACGGCCCTGGGCGGGATTCCAGCTGCAGAATGTAACGGTGCGCAGGAGCAATGGCATTGGCATCTTTGTTAACTCCAGCCAGGGTCTGGTCCAGCTGGATGGCTGCTCGGTGGTGGACAATGCCGCCGATGGCATCAAGTATGTGGGTCACGATCTACGCGGCACGGAGCGCACAGATCGCGCCAGCATCTACGACTTCTGCACGCTGCCCACGACCTCCGGACAGACGTACCCCATCTCCCTGTCCTTTACACAGAAATACTACGCCGGCTCGGCCAAGGAGTGCGGCAAGTACTTCTTCACCCGACCCGGCTACTATCTCACCCTGCACTTTGAGCACTTTGTGCTGCAGCAGAACGAGACGGCCAGCGTGGAGATCTTCGATGGCGCCTCCACCAACGATCGTCTGCTGTTCGTCTGGCACGCGCGAAACTTTACCCGGCCGCAGAGCGTGACCAGCACCCGGGAGAAGATGTTTGTGCGCATACGCGCCGATGCACGGCGGGAGTTGAGCGGCTACTTCCGGATCACCTCGGGCGATTCGGTGGCCTATGATCTGCGCGTCTCACAGTCCACCGTCGAGGACAATGGTGGACGCGGCGTGGCCATTGACAACATACGCTCCAAGCTGCACGTGCATGCCAGCTCCGTCTCCGGCAACGGGCACGTGGCGGGCGTTCACGTGACGAGCGGCGCGGGCGATGTCAACAtaaccagcagcaacattagCTTCAACAATGGCGCCGGGGTTAACATAACATACTATGGCGGCAATCGGAATATCTCGCGCTCGGCGATCAGCTCGAATCGCGGCTATGGCCTGGCCACCTGGCTGAACCAGACCACAGATGTGGACACCGTGGAGTACATACCCATTAATCAGACCAGCGTGGTGGAGTACTCACAGATTGGCGGCAATCTGGAGATGGGCGTCTTCCATGGCAACTACTGTCGTCCCATTTGGGTGAACATCACGGGCAACAGCTTCAATGGCAGCCAGCAGAACGATATCTACATCGAGTCCTGCTACCAGGCCACGGCTAATGGGCAGCCCAacatgcagctgcagctgggtCACAACATGTTCAAGTACAGCCAGGCGAATGCCATCTATTTGAGTCCCGCCCTGAATCTGCAGGGCCGCATCGAGTACAACATGTTCCGATATGGCGCCTATGGCTGCATCTATGTGAACAACGACTACATCTTCCAGGAGTTCAACTATTTACCCGTCAAGCTGATCATCCAGAGCAACTATTTCATGCGCAACAGTGGCCTACATGTGGTCTCCCTGGCGCTCTCGCCCTACAGTCGGGCCGAGGTGCAGTACATCCTGTTCACCCGCAACTTTGTGAAGAGCAACAACATTACGGAGGCCTTTGGACCGCTCATTGCAGGCAGCGAGGGCAACGATGGCGCCGGCCGGCTGAATCCACGCTCTCGCGTCGCTGCACCGGTTGTGGTTGGCTCCAGCAATGTGGACATCTATCGCAATATACTGCACAATCTGGACTCTGCCTACGAGATTGGCTCCCAGCTGACGGACCAGAGCCAGATCATCAATGCCACCTGCAATTGGCTGGGCCATACGGACGAGAATCGCATCTATGCGAGGCTCTTCCATCGCAACGATCGCTACAATCTGGCTAAGATCAACTATATACCCTACCTGCTGCACAGCTCCAATCCGGGCTCCACTGCCATGATCACCGTGTCCACGGTTGTGCCCAGGTTCTTCCACGAGGGCAGTGATGTGATTGGCGGCGAGGTGGACGGTCAGGACATGGTGCCAGCCGGCACCTATACCGTCACCAAGGACATTAACATTCGGCCTGGCGGCAAGCTCATCCTGCAGCCGGGCACAACGCTGCGCTTTGAGCCCAGCGTGGGCATGATGGTCGCGGGCAAGCTTGAGGCGCGTGGCCGACGACCCGACGACATACTCTTCACCCTCAAGCGGGAGACAATCATTGGCGAGCACAACGACACGGAAACCATTGACCTGGACAGCGAAACGGAGGCCATCGACATGGAGACGGAGGTGCTGCCCGCGGACGCTGTGCCCCGGGTGCCGGTACGTCTAGTGGGCGGTACGGGCGCACACGAGGGTCGCCTGCAGCTGTACTTGAAGGGTCGCTGGGGCACTGTCTGCGACTACGGCTGGAATGTGCTGAACGCGGCGCTGGTCTGCCATCAGCTGGGCTACTCCCTGAATCCGCAGGACTGGCGGCTGCTGCGCTCGCAGCTGCCCAATGCCGGCACCTCCGAGGATGTGCTGGTGGCCAATGTGCGCTGCACGCCGCACGATCGCGATGTGACCAAGTGCCGGGCGGAATACGAGTTCGAGAACAGCTGCAGCCACGAGAACGATGTGGGTCTGCGCTGCTACGAAGGCGCCTGGGCGGGCGTGCGGTTCAGCATGTTGGCGGAGCGGGCCGATCTGCAGTACGTGACCGTGGAGAAGGCGGGCCTCTTTGACTACACGACCAACTCGTTCCGGCCGGCGGTGCAAATGGACCATGCGCGTCACAATCTGGAGAATGTGCGTGTGGTCAACAATCTGCAAGATGGCCTGGGCATTATCTATGCGGACATCTATGCGGGCAAGTCGGTGAACAACATCAAGAACTCGGAATTCTCCGGCAATCGCGGCAGCGGCATCAGCCTGAAGCAGCTCGACTTTCGCATCTCTGGCTCCATCATCAAGGACAATCGGGGCAGCGGCATCTCCCACGATGCGGTAATTGCCTCGCTGGACCAGAAGGAGATCGGCGGCTGGTTCAACATGGCCCGCGACTTTAATGCCTACGACACAGACTATGATCCCTATCTGCTGCCCCATGAGATAGCCAACATTGATCTGGGCACCTTTGAGCACAAGTACATACGCACCGAGGAGCTGCTCGGCCAGTCGATTAGCCGCAAGATTGTCGTCCAGTGCCCCGCCGGCTATGTGATTGGCATCCAGCTGCTCAATCCCATACACAATCAGTCCACGGAGAGCATCAGCATACTGAATGCCCGCACAGAGAATATACGCAGCGATCTGTGGCAGGTGAAGCGCGATCTCAACGTATTCCccgccaccagcagcagctacgGCATCATCATCTACTACGAGAGCGGCCTGCACGCCCTGGGCGGAGCTGTACTCATGCTGACCACCGTGACGGCGCCCGTCCAGAACATACGCAATCGGATTGTCAGCGGACCGGTGCCCACCCTGACCATACGCTCCACCAAGATTCAGAAGAATCTGCGCGGCATTACGGGCTACTACTACAATCGGTATGTCGGCGACAATGGGGAGTTATATTTGCGCAAGGCCAACGAGTCCATCAAGCTGATCAACTCGGAGCTCAGCTTCAATGAGCGTGAGGCCATATTGATCAAGTCGCCCTTCTGGGATGTCATCTCCAGCAATCTCTCGGAGGTAACGCTGCACATCAACGGCTCGCTTATCAGTCAAAACGGCTACGGCATTCGTCAGCTGTCCAAGGATTTGCGCTCATCGAACAATCTGTTTCACTATGTGCTCCAGGATAGCACGGTGGAGCAGAATGCCCATGGCGGCTTTCAGGTGGCCCTGCCCTATGTCTGGCAGTATAATGAGAACTTTACCCATTCGATTTACTTTGGGAATAGCACCTGGCAGCGCAATCGCAACTTCCACGTTGGCATCTACGGGCACTATGCCGTCTTCAACATAACCTCGAACGTGTTCCGGGAGAACAGCTGCCCCGGCGCACTCATTTCACTGGACGGCATGGAGAAGCGTTTGCGCTTCGATAACAATCGCTTTGAGGCGAACAACGCCAAGTTCGTGCTGCTCTTCAAGGCGGACAGTCTCAGCGAGATCATTGGCCAGGTGCCGGCCAGCATCGAGTACAACACCTTCAAGGGCAACCAGATTGTGACCATGCTGGCGGGCTATCGGCATTATATGAAAGTTGCCCGACGCATGCGCAAGCAGCACCAGCTGCCCAGCTCAGTGATCCGGCTGGATGGCGTGCAGAACGTGAGACTCTATCGGAATCTGATAGCCAACAATGAGATGGACTACAATCTGGTGGCGGGCGTGAGATCGGCGCGTCTGAACAACTACTTCTATGCGGCGGAGAACTGGTGGGGCGCCCTGGACGTGGCCTACATTGAGTCGAAGATCTTTGACTTTGACAACTGGAACGATCATGCGGACGTCATCTATCAGCCCTTCCTCATTGAGGACAGCTACGATGCCAGCGTCTCGGTGGTGGTGCCACCCAACGAGGAGTCCAACCTGGCCACCTATCGTGGCGGACGCGTCTATCGGGATCTCACGCTGCCCAAGCAGTCGACGCCCTACTACATAGCCTCGGACATAACGGTTATGCCGGACACCACCCTGACCATACAGCACGGGGTCACGCTTGAGTTTGAGCCAAATGTGGGCATTCTCGTGCTGGGCACGCTCATGGCTATCGGCTACAAGGAGTCGCCAATTGTAATGCGTCCGTTCAAGAATGCCACCAAGGAGTCCATGTTAGCGGCTCCGCCGCGCAAGCGTGCGCTGGAGGATATGAGCGCCGCCCTCACAGATTTCGACTCCATACGACTGTGCACCAGCGCCAGCAATTGCACGGGCGAGGCGGACGGGCTGTACGGCCTGAACGAGGGCTTTCTGGAGTACTTCAATCACACGACACTGCAGTGGGTGCCCATATGCGATGGTCGCTTCACGGAGCGCAATGCCCAGGTCGTGTGCCGAGAGCTGGGCTTCGATCCGCTCAATGTGTACTACGGCCACGACAGGCGCATTGAGTTCCACACGAACTCGCTGACACGCATCTGGTCCTGGGTGCAGCCGCTGGAGTGTCGTGGCGATGAGGAGCGCATGGAGGACTGTGCCGAGCGGCTCAACGGACAGCTCTACGGTCATCGGCACGAGTGTCGCTGGGACGATGTGTTCGTCTTTGTGAGCTGCAATGGCGTCGCCGACGACGAGGCCTACTGGGGCGGCATACGCTTTGCGAACTCCAAGTTCGAGGAGATTCAGTACGAGCATCGGCTGCACAACACACGCTCCCACGGCTCCCAGACGCAGCAGCGCGAGAGCCAGCTGGAGTTCGTGCGCATCGAGCAGGCCGGCATTCTGCACAACCACAAGGCGGCCGCCATTCAGGCGATACACAAGAATCCCATCATCAGTTCGGTCAGCATCGAGAACTCGGCCAACCATGGCATCAACCTGATAGCGCCCAGTGGCAAGCTGAACCTTAACCATCTAAACATCAACCGGACTCTCGGCACGGGCATCAGCATTGTTTCGCTCAGCGGCGAGGGTCGAGACAGCGACGAGTCCAGCTTCACGCCGCTCAAGAAGTTGGACCTGCCGTACAAGCTCTTCTCGCTGGTGGACATTTGTGATCCCCAGAAGGTGCTGACCATCGAGGAGCGCATGCTGGTCTACTACAAGTACGATAATAATCCGGTCAACTGTGTCAAGATCTTCACGTCTGCCTTTCGCGCCAAGCCCATCGGCTTCCGTCTGCTGCAATCGAATCTTTTCAATCACTCAAAGCTCTACGGACGCACAGATTTCATAAAGCTCTACGACGGCGACATCTACAATGTCACGGCCACGTATCTGGGTAAAATTGAATCGGACACGAACAATCAGCGGTCCTTCTTCAAGACGAAGGGTCCCACGCTAAGCCTGCAACTGGTAGCCAGTGGCGCCCCAGAGACACACGGCTTCATAGCCGAGATCGTCACTGTGCCCATCTCCACTTTGGGACAATGTAAGCTTGTTAGAATCGGACAGCAGCATTTGGCTAACCCTGCTCTACTCCACAGATCGCGATGCCCTGCACAACATCACGGACACGCACATCTCGGGTGCCATGAAGGGTGCCGTCAGCTATGCCTCGGCGGGCGAGGTCACGCCAACGCTGACGCTCATTGGCAATCGCATCGAGAGGAACTGCAAGCAGCTCTATGGCAATTTCTCCACCTGCGCCTCGGCGCTCAACTTGGATGTGCAGAACATGAACTCCTTATATTTTATGGTCGGTTAACCTCAACCTATCAGCTTAGATATGCAGGCACTAAATCAAATATCTCTTGTTTTATTAGAACAATCTGCTGCTGGAGAATCAGGGTGGGCTGCGCATACGTGCTGATTCCCGCGGCACCGCGACCTCGTTACGTGGCTTTGTGCATCACAATCTGTTCATGCGGAATCGCAATCGTCCCGCCTTGTTTGTGGAGGGTCGTCAGTCGTCGCCCTACCAGGAGGTTGAGCTGTATCGCAACTATTTCGCCCAGAACATGGCCGGCTACGAGGAGGTCATTCGACTCTGCCAGGTCGTGTCCAACTTTAGCTACAACTACGTGCACAGCAATGTGGGCGGTCGCATCATGGAGGTTTCCGGCTTCGAGAAGGTGCGTCTGCAGATCTACCAGACAACGGCGCACAATGGTTTCTACAggtaaatggcaaaaaaaaaaaaacgtaattaGAAATGATTTCAATATGCTTTTTGTTCCAGGAATGTGGCCACCAACTGGATGTCTCGAGCAACCATTGTGGCAGGCACCGCGGGTCAGCAGTACGTGGACAACATATTCGAGAACTATGAGAATGACTACGAGCTGCTGACAGTCAACAATTCCATGTAAGTCAGTGTGTCCTATTAGTCGATTAGTCTGTACCCAAGCCCAACTGCAAAGCTCCGCAAGATCAAAGTAAGGgcgtaaataataataaatcataaaataaaataaataatattcctATAAGTATTCCTTAAGCTAAATGGAAATGAGATTTATCAACTTTGGTTAGAAGGTTTTTCACTTGGCAGTGGATTTACGTTTCACATTCTCAATGTAAAATTCAACCCACTTTTATCTAACTTTCTACTCTACACCCTTTTCTTTTTCCCCTCGCTCTTCCTCAACACCTAGCATGAGCTTTGATTATGAAAACAGGTAAGCACATAATACACataagaaaaaatacaaatacttatCGTTGCCTATTGAATCTCATCTAAGGACCTTCGAAACCTGGAGCTCCAAGATAGACGCACGTCACAATTACTGGAGCTACAACAACACCATCTCGGTGCAGTCGCGCATTAGGGATAAGCACGGTAGGATCTAGCAACTAGGTTCCTATTTATGGCTCCTACAATTCCTTTTCGTTTGCAGATGACCCTATGCTGCTGGAGGTGCTGGCCGTGCCGTTCCAAATGAACAACGAGACCATTTTGGACGGCAAGTGTCCGCCCGGCTGGGCCCTGGTGCACGACACCTGCTTCATCTATGTTGGCGCGCCGATGACCTTCCATGAGGCGCGCGATTTCTGTCGATCAGAGAACTCGACCATGCCCTTCATACGCACCGACAGCACCACACTGTGGAAGTATCTGCAGAGCCAGATGCGGCATCTCAAGTACCCGGAGAAGGTCTGGATACAGGACTACAATCACATCGAGCGCTGCACGAGCTTTGTCTTCAATGAGGTCGAGGTGGGCGACTGCAACAAGGAGCGCGGCTTTATCTGTGAAATGGATCCGAGAGTAAGTTGGAATTGCTTAGTGTTAAatgtagttatatatatttatgttgctGTCCTGCTTACAGGTCATCATCGATCCGTTGTCGTGGCGCGCGGACATTTTTGCCATAAGTATTATCTCGGCCTTTGTCCTGGCCATCATTCTGCTCATTCTGGTGGCCTTCTGCTGGTTCGCCAAGTCCAAGCATCGGCATGTGCAGCGCCTGCAGCGACGCAACAGCATTCGCCAGAGCCTTCGCAGCCTCAACAGCATCGATCCGCAAGGATCCCTGCGTCGTCGTCCCAATTATGTATGATTTCCGCATCTTTTAATGCATCTTGAGTTCGCTTTAGTTgagtttttcatttgcttttatttttccttttgcttttCTGTTTCTTCTTTTGTTGCCTCAGAACATGTCCAGCAATGGCACCCTGTCCAAGAGCCAGGACTACAAGCAGATGATGGTGGCCAATGGCTCCATCGACTCCATGGACAAGAGCGTGCTCAGCTCGGAGGCGGGCAGCTTCGAGGGCTACGACCAGAAGCCCCACTACAATGAGTACGTCAACCAGAATGCACTCCGGCCTGCCGCCCAggatcatcagcagcagcagcagcagcagcagccacacaaGGTGGCCACCATATCCAAGGGCAGTGCACATCGCGCCCgggcagcagccgccgccttGGAGCCGGATGCCTTTGAGCTGAGCTACCGCAACGAGGGCTTCCGCGACAACTCGACCTATGGCGGCGGCACGCGCGCCAACTCTATCAGCACCAGCGTGGCGGAGGACACGCCCATCATACACCAGACGGACGCGGAGGCCGATGAGCTGGGCTCGGATTATTATGGCAATGCCAGCACACTGCCGCTGCGCACGGAtacgggcagcagcagcgtggGCGGACGCCGTGGCCAGCCGGGTCTGGCCTTTCTCAGCGAGCTGAAGCAGAATTTGCCGGAATATCAGCGCAGCTCGCACAGCAGCTTTTTGCCGCAGCGCAGCAGCGGCGATTCGCTGCCCTTCGACCAGAAGCTGGACCAGTTCAACTTCTCCACAGAGTCATCGCTATATCGTCCGGCGCCCGCCGTGCCGCAGCAAGCATCACCTGCGGATATGCGGCGTCCGGACTCCTACTATACGGCAGTGCGCAGCAGCAAGGCGCCCACATCACATTATCGCACGCCCAGGCCGCTGGCCCAGCCACCGGCGGCGCCCACAGTACACGCATCGCGTCCAAAGACTGTTTACCAAACGGCAGCGCAGGAAGCGTCGCCCACAACGTCCACGTCGCCCAGGTCGCCCAGGTCGCCCAGGTCGCCAACAGCGCTGGCCACTGCCAATCCCTATCACCGCTCCAAGTCGGAGGCGCTGCTCGAGACGGATTTTGATAGCGAGGCCGGCGAGGGTGGCCTGGTGCCGCTCCACGCCAATGGACGCAGCCATAGCCAGCCCTTGGAGACGGCCATGTAATGCACCGGCCTCACAGCCGCTTCCCTTATTCTCCATTTCCAACTCAGTTTCGCAACGTTAGTATTTAGTTTGCATACATTACTTTTAAAGACGAGATTATGTTAGCCGACGAACGAGAGACGAACGCCCCACGTTGTTTTATGCAGAAAACTTAAAGCATTCCATCCATTAGCTATTAAatttaacataaacatataaaagacGAACGCATAAAACACGAATTagtattaaattgttgtatataaTTGATTATTCTAATAAATATAAGTTAATGCCAATATTGcatcaaattaaattgctaaaatgtttaataattgCCAATTTACAGACATGCTTATATGTCCTATATATTTTAacgtaatttaatttaatttgtgcattcaaattcaaatttaaattcccGCGCAATCTTAACGAAACGTGCAATTGGTAGCACCCATTGAACGAAGCGGAGTGTGACCATTGTAATACTATCGTTAAAAGTGCAGACAATTTTTTGGTATATTCTGTTTGGCAAGccattttgtgtattttttcaTCGGTTGCAAACGGTCACACTGGAAATTAGTAAGCAACTTTCACGCATTTAACATTGAATTctttaaactaattaaaatgctCGCTGCACTGGAAAAAGGAACCACTGCAAGtaagcaatatatttataaagccTTGCTCTCATTCATATCCGAGAAAATGTACaacattttgcaatatttcttACTTTATTTAGCCCAAAGTCCGAGCTTGGGTCCGAAAAGTCATTGCTTTTATCGTAAtaactttaaatttataatttgacAATTACTTCTAGTTCGAAGAACTCGAGATTTGTTTTATGTTCAGGCCGCATCGCTGCATCGCGAATTCGTCCTAAAGATTTACATTCCACAAGCATCACGTAGTTGCCCGCAATATCTCAGTTTTCTGTGATTAGTTCATTCTCTCTTTTTGCCAAATTTTCCCAGTAGtgccattaatttttcatATTCAACTGCTTCTAAATGTGTACCAACCCCTCAGTACGCAAATACATCCACCAGCTGCGTCCTGTATAGTTCTGGACATGGATCTGCTTTTGTTACACAAGAACACCAAACAATATCTGGACAAGACTTTTGCTTCGCAGAAACAACCTGGAGAGTAGAACGAAAATGAAGTGAACACAGCCCCAAGGATTGTAGCTGTACTCACTTGAGCTTCGACAGGATGTACGGGGTACAGGGTTGGATAGTAAATTTACGCATCAATTTCCTTAAAAGTTAACATCTTGTGATTAGATGGAGATTGTGACGGCAACTAGACGTGCGGACCCAATGGCGTGTTGTAGCAGTGAGCCTTGCTTATGCACACCAGACACAGGGTGCATGGTATGTAACTCCAGGGCCAAGATCAGCAGCctttaaatgaatttcaaattGAGATTTTTACTATAACTATAAAGTATTCCCAGGCCTAGGATTAATTACCTCCGCAACAGCCACCACAGGCACGGGCTAGACCACCGCCACCTGCGCAAGTCGCCGCAGTGGCGGCGCATCGCATACGCTTGTTGTTGACGCCCATGGTCATGTTGGCGAAGCGCAGCGGGAACGAGGCAGGTCCACAGGTGGGGAACGGGAAGCACATACATGCTGGCCGTCCTTGACATGCCGCCCTCGGGCACTTGTCCTGCAGGCCATTACGCTTGACGCAGTCACAGGACGTATAGAGGATGCCACAGCGTAGTTCCCGACTCCGACAGCCCCTGGGCTGCAGATAAGATTGAAGGGGAGAGAGAATGCATTAGGATTTAAGATTGCTTGATGCGTGTATTCGTTATAACTGACAAGGATCAAACATATGCGCCAACAATCAACTCCTCCATCAAGGCGAGCAACAATTGGTTGCAACGCTCCGATCGCTCACGTATCAAAGCATGTGCAATCAATGTTGCTCACTTTGACAGTTCGTTGGAAATTCAGCACCCAGTGCTGGACCATAGAGACGCCAATTTAGGGCCCACAGGGTCCGCAAGGCAGTTCACTCATAGGATACTGCTGGGTGCCAAAGGCTGACATCGAACAGCATCCATTTCCGCCTAATGGTGAACACGAATGGCTGGCCGTGTAGCCAACCGGCCCGTTCTCATAGCAGCAGTACTCAGTGGGCGCTGGTACGTCAATGATCTGCGGCTTTGGCTGGCAGAGCAGCGTCTGGCAAACCTCTCGCGGCTCGCACACTTTCTTTGGATGACACATCACATACGGATCTGGTACTGTCGATGGATAGTAGATGACCCTTGGCTCGCGAACCATCTGCGAAACCCATATGAGTTTGGGCACCTGTATCACACGCGTCGTTTCAACAACCTTGGGTACGGTAATGTTCCTGCAGCGATTCACGACCATCGGCTCTGGAATCGTTTTCTCGCAAAAGACAACATCCTTTTTGCATATCAGccgcggcggctgctgcactGTGACGCTCTTTGGACAGGGCGGCGGAATGCGTGGTTCAGCCTGCGGCAGTATTGTTGGCGATAGGGTTTAAGTCTCGCTATGCATATCCTTGTCGAGTGCACGAATACACGCACTGCCAGAATAGcggctaacacacacacacacacagggaaaTACTTACCTCAAAAGGTCCGCAACATGGGTCACACATCctaaatttttatttctacatgataaaaaataacaataacaaatctCATTAGTTATAAGTCCcaaattattgaaatgtattatttttcacttaaaattacacaaacttactttgttaaattttaagggaaattttgaattttgataaaaaatttAGAAGCGAGCCGAAACGAATGGTCCGAAATCCAGAAAACTAATGACTTTACCTGGAAGGCTCACAGCCCCATGGTCAAAAAGTTGAATATCAAGTCATGGCCAACTTTATGCATTTTCCATATATTCGATCTCATTTctatatacaaacaaaaaactacggatcttcaaattaattaccttgttaatttaaatgaagaCGTCAATTAAAAAATCTAAAATCAGTATCAGGCATTGtttattattcaaataaatatgaagaaagatatatacatatataaagtaCTCTATTCACCAATCCATTAATAgctaataacaacaatatatgGACATAAaccaattgtttttgttattaaaagtttatttgttgtaatttaCAAACATTTCCATTCAAATTTGTACATTGAGTGTGACCATGCTAGCTAAAGCTAGAAATCCGCAAATATGTCATGCTGACCCTGTCGCACACACATTCTGTCGCACTTTTTTCAACAAACCAACTAATGAAGACGCTTAGCACTTGCATATTTGATGTGCAATAATTAAATCGTCGATAAATAAACGAACAAAATCGTGCAAAAATGTTACAATACACATTTACCGACGAGGTAACTGAGTTTATTATCGAGAGAGTGCATGCCGAAGAATATCTGTGGAAC is a window encoding:
- the bark gene encoding protein bark beetle isoform X1, whose product is MTLQRHKTQLLQQNKQCSNNNNTHKSCPPLAAKWGNICTILLCLLLVSSCQLGRAQQQKLRQGQQQQALPPHSELEAVELLQDNDNNNNNDNDNDIEFASLDGATQLLPATRHSGDATAAPPSTPALLLTSSASSYTELQGGEILSERTLRLSESPYLARDDLEVVRGARLTIEPGVTVEFAPTKGLKVRGVLQAVGTATARITLKSQGNIANYKMELPDDQAKGIRLVDGPTPVEGRLQLYHKGAWRSVCSNSRNWTLADYAVACKQLGYRGGRFWNWVERTPGYYPRLLYEQPKCRGGENSLLDCAWSSRQMGAGSCDYHNDLGIQCLPVHSEPLGHWRGLYFDNAPSTKTLGRDNTVYAAQSESRLRYVDIIRAGNGAGFSAKSALEVQGLPPQMEHVVISHSAYTGFNSTRPWAGFQLQNVTVRRSNGIGIFVNSSQGLVQLDGCSVVDNAADGIKYVGHDLRGTERTDRASIYDFCTLPTTSGQTYPISLSFTQKYYAGSAKECGKYFFTRPGYYLTLHFEHFVLQQNETASVEIFDGASTNDRLLFVWHARNFTRPQSVTSTREKMFVRIRADARRELSGYFRITSGDSVAYDLRVSQSTVEDNGGRGVAIDNIRSKLHVHASSVSGNGHVAGVHVTSGAGDVNITSSNISFNNGAGVNITYYGGNRNISRSAISSNRGYGLATWLNQTTDVDTVEYIPINQTSVVEYSQIGGNLEMGVFHGNYCRPIWVNITGNSFNGSQQNDIYIESCYQATANGQPNMQLQLGHNMFKYSQANAIYLSPALNLQGRIEYNMFRYGAYGCIYVNNDYIFQEFNYLPVKLIIQSNYFMRNSGLHVVSLALSPYSRAEVQYILFTRNFVKSNNITEAFGPLIAGSEGNDGAGRLNPRSRVAAPVVVGSSNVDIYRNILHNLDSAYEIGSQLTDQSQIINATCNWLGHTDENRIYARLFHRNDRYNLAKINYIPYLLHSSNPGSTAMITVSTVVPRFFHEGSDVIGGEVDGQDMVPAGTYTVTKDINIRPGGKLILQPGTTLRFEPSVGMMVAGKLEARGRRPDDILFTLKRETIIGEHNDTETIDLDSETEAIDMETEVLPADAVPRVPVRLVGGTGAHEGRLQLYLKGRWGTVCDYGWNVLNAALVCHQLGYSLNPQDWRLLRSQLPNAGTSEDVLVANVRCTPHDRDVTKCRAEYEFENSCSHENDVGLRCYEGAWAGVRFSMLAERADLQYVTVEKAGLFDYTTNSFRPAVQMDHARHNLENVRVVNNLQDGLGIIYADIYAGKSVNNIKNSEFSGNRGSGISLKQLDFRISGSIIKDNRGSGISHDAVIASLDQKEIGGWFNMARDFNAYDTDYDPYLLPHEIANIDLGTFEHKYIRTEELLGQSISRKIVVQCPAGYVIGIQLLNPIHNQSTESISILNARTENIRSDLWQVKRDLNVFPATSSSYGIIIYYESGLHALGGAVLMLTTVTAPVQNIRNRIVSGPVPTLTIRSTKIQKNLRGITGYYYNRYVGDNGELYLRKANESIKLINSELSFNEREAILIKSPFWDVISSNLSEVTLHINGSLISQNGYGIRQLSKDLRSSNNLFHYVLQDSTVEQNAHGGFQVALPYVWQYNENFTHSIYFGNSTWQRNRNFHVGIYGHYAVFNITSNVFRENSCPGALISLDGMEKRLRFDNNRFEANNAKFVLLFKADSLSEIIGQVPASIEYNTFKGNQIVTMLAGYRHYMKVARRMRKQHQLPSSVIRLDGVQNVRLYRNLIANNEMDYNLVAGVRSARLNNYFYAAENWWGALDVAYIESKIFDFDNWNDHADVIYQPFLIEDSYDASVSVVVPPNEESNLATYRGGRVYRDLTLPKQSTPYYIASDITVMPDTTLTIQHGVTLEFEPNVGILVLGTLMAIGYKESPIVMRPFKNATKESMLAAPPRKRALEDMSAALTDFDSIRLCTSASNCTGEADGLYGLNEGFLEYFNHTTLQWVPICDGRFTERNAQVVCRELGFDPLNVYYGHDRRIEFHTNSLTRIWSWVQPLECRGDEERMEDCAERLNGQLYGHRHECRWDDVFVFVSCNGVADDEAYWGGIRFANSKFEEIQYEHRLHNTRSHGSQTQQRESQLEFVRIEQAGILHNHKAAAIQAIHKNPIISSVSIENSANHGINLIAPSGKLNLNHLNINRTLGTGISIVSLSGEGRDSDESSFTPLKKLDLPYKLFSLVDICDPQKVLTIEERMLVYYKYDNNPVNCVKIFTSAFRAKPIGFRLLQSNLFNHSKLYGRTDFIKLYDGDIYNVTATYLGKIESDTNNQRSFFKTKGPTLSLQLVASGAPETHGFIAEIVTVPISTLGQYRDALHNITDTHISGAMKGAVSYASAGEVTPTLTLIGNRIERNCKQLYGNFSTCASALNLDVQNMNSLYFMNNLLLENQGGLRIRADSRGTATSLRGFVHHNLFMRNRNRPALFVEGRQSSPYQEVELYRNYFAQNMAGYEEVIRLCQVVSNFSYNYVHSNVGGRIMEVSGFEKVRLQIYQTTAHNGFYRNVATNWMSRATIVAGTAGQQYVDNIFENYENDYELLTVNNSIMSFDYENRTFETWSSKIDARHNYWSYNNTISVQSRIRDKHDDPMLLEVLAVPFQMNNETILDGKCPPGWALVHDTCFIYVGAPMTFHEARDFCRSENSTMPFIRTDSTTLWKYLQSQMRHLKYPEKVWIQDYNHIERCTSFVFNEVEVGDCNKERGFICEMDPRVIIDPLSWRADIFAISIISAFVLAIILLILVAFCWFAKSKHRHVQRLQRRNSIRQSLRSLNSIDPQGSLRRRPNYNMSSNGTLSKSQDYKQMMVANGSIDSMDKSVLSSEAGSFEGYDQKPHYNEYVNQNALRPAAQDHQQQQQQQQPHKVATISKGSAHRARAAAAALEPDAFELSYRNEGFRDNSTYGGGTRANSISTSVAEDTPIIHQTDAEADELGSDYYGNASTLPLRTDTGSSSVGGRRGQPGLAFLSELKQNLPEYQRSSHSSFLPQRSSGDSLPFDQKLDQFNFSTESSLYRPAPAVPQQASPADMRRPDSYYTAVRSSKAPTSHYRTPRPLAQPPAAPTVHASRPKTVYQTAAQEASPTTSTSPRSPRSPRSPTALATANPYHRSKSEALLETDFDSEAGEGGLVPLHANGRSHSQPLETAM